One Pontibacillus yanchengensis DNA window includes the following coding sequences:
- a CDS encoding YlaI family protein — MRVKCVLCDSVEKIDSNCLQAKRMRNRRIHTFMCSTCHDRIEEKTNARKSTGNFKLYREPVKEQHLS; from the coding sequence ATGCGAGTAAAATGTGTTTTGTGCGATTCTGTCGAAAAAATCGATAGCAATTGCTTGCAAGCGAAACGAATGAGAAACAGACGAATTCATACCTTTATGTGCTCAACTTGCCATGATCGAATTGAAGAAAAGACGAATGCTCGGAAATCTACAGGTAATTTCAAATTGTATCGTGAACCTGTAAAAGAACAGCATCTATCTTAA
- a CDS encoding pyridoxamine 5'-phosphate oxidase family protein, translating to MANQVEKKLNEVQYQTLQSERYVLLSTIDYETATPMVNAISWVYAPSAFCIRFAIDNRSKIVENIRNHPYIVITLITDDSTYAIKGKAVIEKDNIEGVPLKLAMIELTIEEVRDVMFYGAKIANAPEYEKTYDNRAAAKLDNQVMNALKI from the coding sequence ATGGCTAATCAAGTTGAGAAAAAGTTAAATGAAGTACAATATCAAACACTCCAGAGTGAACGCTACGTGCTCTTATCTACCATCGACTATGAAACAGCTACCCCTATGGTTAATGCAATTAGTTGGGTGTACGCTCCATCAGCATTTTGCATACGTTTTGCAATTGATAATCGGTCTAAAATCGTAGAAAACATAAGAAACCATCCCTATATTGTTATAACCCTAATTACTGATGACTCTACCTATGCGATAAAAGGAAAAGCTGTTATTGAAAAGGATAACATAGAAGGTGTTCCTTTAAAGCTTGCTATGATTGAACTGACAATAGAAGAAGTAAGAGATGTAATGTTTTATGGAGCAAAGATTGCAAATGCACCTGAATACGAAAAAACATATGATAATAGAGCTGCGGCCAAACTTGATAACCAAGTGATGAATGCTCTGAAAATTTAA